One region of Halohasta litchfieldiae genomic DNA includes:
- a CDS encoding alkaline phosphatase PhoX — MRASVAAAVGAGIPGVASAQKDRDSRSTAVDDTDTDGAPSVVGDLKRFSTTAFGAEMTGPFVFDDGTLLHSIQHPSRDNSAPWNKAGVGYYSEFGFEFDGTNDDFEEPSPPEGSEQDYARAADTEFTYLIQEGDDINDGTEQWGVTQTPDGEPVTTDNFAGTTYGDAGYNPDCNQFVATTDDGTEGYLFTNDENSPGNVMRTPISRTDDGEWEADPDNAINTVNTEQFRDIGGTRINCYGDLSPWNTPISSEENYAHPRVSLAATVSDASAAESGEGIYGAAHFWNRPNPVEINTAVNEQYDEVDGWSIQGYWNMTGVEHLAYYLGADPVEADGDENPLEPIADVYPNPYRYGYHVEIRDPAAEPDEITPVKHYVMGRAAWEAPDLLPDERTVYGCSDGDSKGIYKFVADEPIPEYDDPMAIEGTLYAPKITNDEAASGDSPADVPLEIEWLELGHASNGEVDSWIADYDEITQVDYLESHADWDEGDEVTEGVLKEADLEVIEAGNQDYISDADILAWADQYEEHGPDGVDEELRRIPFLETRAAAKEIGASIEFNKAEGVDSVDNAQPGDYIYIGVSEFNDALDNQPTNDGGDIALDRVDGGVVYRAELGSDYNVSRLEPVIIGPDFTEEEAMADVDDALRNVDNVYAMGDGRVLCCEDGWRGGNRSYPNDGLYVYQPPENDSAATEQSNSSDGSDQQGENGSENGESTNSETPGFGIGAGAAGLAGAGYLLKRQFERPEQ; from the coding sequence ATGAGAGCCTCAGTCGCGGCCGCCGTCGGTGCCGGTATCCCCGGTGTCGCCTCCGCACAGAAAGACCGCGATAGCCGGTCGACAGCAGTCGACGATACGGATACCGATGGTGCACCCAGTGTCGTCGGGGATCTCAAACGGTTCTCGACGACGGCGTTTGGGGCAGAGATGACGGGTCCGTTTGTATTTGATGACGGAACGTTGTTGCACAGTATCCAACACCCGAGCCGTGACAATTCGGCCCCGTGGAACAAAGCCGGCGTCGGCTACTACAGTGAGTTCGGGTTCGAGTTCGACGGCACCAACGACGATTTCGAGGAGCCCTCACCGCCGGAGGGAAGCGAACAGGACTACGCACGGGCGGCCGACACCGAGTTCACGTATCTGATTCAGGAAGGCGATGACATCAACGATGGCACCGAGCAGTGGGGAGTTACCCAAACACCCGACGGAGAACCCGTGACGACCGACAATTTCGCGGGGACTACCTACGGCGATGCCGGCTACAACCCCGACTGCAACCAGTTCGTCGCAACCACCGACGACGGAACCGAGGGATACCTGTTTACGAACGACGAAAACAGCCCTGGCAACGTGATGCGAACGCCGATCAGCCGGACCGACGATGGGGAGTGGGAAGCCGACCCCGACAACGCGATCAACACGGTCAACACCGAACAGTTCCGCGATATCGGCGGCACTCGCATCAACTGCTACGGCGACCTCTCGCCGTGGAACACGCCGATCTCCTCGGAGGAGAACTACGCCCATCCGCGAGTGAGTCTCGCTGCCACCGTCAGCGACGCCTCGGCGGCCGAAAGCGGCGAGGGAATCTACGGGGCAGCCCACTTCTGGAACAGACCCAACCCCGTAGAAATCAATACGGCAGTCAACGAGCAGTACGACGAGGTCGACGGCTGGTCCATTCAGGGCTACTGGAACATGACCGGGGTCGAACATCTCGCCTACTATCTGGGTGCCGACCCGGTCGAGGCCGATGGCGATGAGAATCCACTCGAACCCATCGCAGACGTGTATCCGAACCCCTATCGCTACGGCTACCACGTCGAGATCCGGGACCCAGCGGCCGAGCCCGACGAGATCACACCGGTCAAACATTACGTCATGGGCCGGGCCGCTTGGGAAGCGCCGGACCTTCTGCCCGACGAACGAACTGTCTACGGCTGTTCCGACGGCGATAGTAAGGGAATCTACAAGTTCGTCGCCGACGAGCCGATTCCGGAGTACGACGACCCGATGGCCATCGAAGGGACCCTGTATGCGCCCAAGATCACCAATGACGAGGCTGCATCCGGCGACTCTCCCGCAGACGTACCGCTGGAAATCGAGTGGCTAGAGCTTGGTCATGCAAGCAACGGGGAGGTCGACTCGTGGATCGCCGACTACGACGAGATTACGCAGGTCGACTATCTAGAGAGCCATGCTGACTGGGACGAGGGCGATGAGGTCACCGAAGGCGTCCTCAAAGAGGCCGATCTCGAAGTGATCGAGGCGGGCAATCAGGACTACATTTCCGACGCGGACATCCTTGCGTGGGCCGACCAGTACGAAGAACACGGTCCCGATGGCGTCGACGAGGAGCTTCGACGGATTCCGTTCTTAGAGACACGCGCGGCGGCCAAGGAGATCGGTGCCTCAATCGAGTTCAACAAGGCCGAAGGCGTCGACAGCGTCGACAACGCCCAGCCGGGCGACTACATCTACATCGGCGTCTCGGAGTTCAACGACGCGCTGGACAACCAGCCCACCAACGACGGCGGCGACATCGCCCTCGACCGAGTTGATGGCGGCGTCGTCTACCGTGCGGAACTCGGGTCCGACTACAACGTCTCACGGCTTGAACCGGTCATCATCGGCCCCGACTTCACCGAGGAGGAAGCAATGGCGGACGTCGACGACGCGCTCCGAAACGTCGACAACGTGTATGCAATGGGCGACGGTCGCGTGCTCTGTTGTGAGGACGGCTGGCGCGGCGGCAACCGGAGCTATCCGAACGACGGGCTCTACGTCTATCAGCCGCCGGAAAACGATTCGGCAGCCACCGAGCAGTCGAACAGTTCTGACGGGAGTGATCAACAGGGCGAAAACGGGAGTGAGAACGGCGAAAGCACCAACAGCGAAACCCCCGGATTCGGCATCGGAGCCGGTGCCGCAGGGCTTGCCGGTGCTGGCTATCTACTGAAACGCCAGTTCGAGCGTCCCGAACAGTAA
- a CDS encoding helix-turn-helix domain-containing protein, producing the protein MAKYSTGDGGGGGDGDACELCGKASSRLSTANVAGAKLLVCADCSPHDDSRRDSGHSGQSSQGGSSGSGSGSSSSDSPADRKKRAAQKQAEIYDANTGDSSHWEKEGTNYERDRLPYLVSDYDERVENARQEAGLTVEELADKLDIDDEEYLAVEQGRAARAGVGGSVIRELEDELDVTLVDE; encoded by the coding sequence ATGGCAAAGTATTCGACGGGCGACGGTGGCGGTGGTGGCGACGGCGATGCCTGTGAACTCTGCGGCAAAGCCTCTAGCAGACTGAGCACGGCCAACGTCGCCGGGGCCAAACTGCTCGTCTGTGCCGACTGCTCGCCCCACGACGACAGTCGACGTGACTCCGGCCACAGCGGCCAGTCGAGTCAGGGCGGCAGCAGTGGCAGTGGCAGCGGGAGCAGTAGCAGTGACAGCCCAGCCGACCGAAAGAAACGCGCCGCCCAGAAGCAGGCCGAGATCTACGACGCCAACACGGGCGATTCCTCCCACTGGGAAAAGGAGGGGACGAACTACGAGCGCGACCGACTCCCGTACCTCGTTTCGGACTACGACGAGCGCGTCGAAAACGCCCGCCAAGAGGCCGGACTCACTGTCGAGGAACTGGCCGACAAGCTGGACATCGACGATGAAGAGTATCTCGCAGTCGAGCAGGGTCGGGCCGCCCGTGCAGGCGTCGGCGGCTCGGTAATCCGTGAGCTCGAAGACGAACTCGATGTGACGCTGGTCGACGAGTAG
- a CDS encoding AIR synthase family protein — translation MIGKLDPETLRTVLDRTGASNPALLTGAAYGEDAAAIDLGDGETLVVSSDPISLAAEAAGTLGVHVACNDIAAAGADPEFLTNVIFLPDDDPDTIATLTSQLDTAATEIGVTIVGGHTEYVPTLSRPLLSLTAFGRTDRHIPTGGAEPGDKILLTKGAAIEATGIIATDFVDKLRDEGVDEAVIDRAATYFDEISVLEDSRALRDVATAMHDPTEGGVITGLVELATAANVDMVVDREAVPIRPETEAVCTAMGVDPLRIFGSGALLATVPADGVDAAETRLGEAGIASAVIGTVESSAATDVSAALVLDGERITEASDDQLYPFWE, via the coding sequence ATGATCGGAAAGCTGGATCCCGAGACCCTCCGAACCGTTCTCGACCGGACTGGCGCGTCGAATCCGGCACTGCTGACCGGCGCAGCCTACGGCGAGGATGCGGCGGCAATCGACCTCGGCGATGGCGAAACGCTGGTCGTGAGCTCCGATCCGATCTCGCTGGCCGCCGAAGCCGCCGGCACGCTGGGCGTCCACGTCGCCTGCAACGACATCGCGGCCGCCGGCGCTGACCCCGAGTTCCTGACGAACGTGATTTTTCTCCCGGATGACGATCCGGATACAATCGCCACGCTGACGAGCCAGTTGGATACCGCCGCCACCGAGATCGGTGTCACAATCGTCGGCGGCCACACGGAGTACGTCCCGACGCTTTCTCGCCCACTGCTGAGTCTGACTGCCTTCGGTCGCACCGACCGCCATATCCCGACCGGTGGCGCAGAGCCGGGTGACAAGATTCTGCTCACCAAGGGGGCGGCCATCGAGGCCACCGGTATCATTGCGACGGATTTCGTCGACAAACTCCGCGACGAGGGCGTCGACGAAGCGGTTATCGACCGGGCGGCGACGTATTTCGACGAAATCAGCGTCCTCGAAGACTCCCGCGCGCTTCGAGATGTGGCCACCGCGATGCATGATCCAACCGAGGGCGGTGTCATCACCGGCCTTGTCGAACTCGCTACGGCCGCGAATGTCGACATGGTCGTCGACCGTGAGGCGGTGCCGATCCGCCCGGAAACCGAGGCCGTCTGTACGGCGATGGGAGTCGACCCGCTCCGTATCTTCGGCTCGGGAGCCCTGCTTGCGACAGTGCCCGCCGACGGGGTCGACGCGGCCGAAACGAGACTTGGTGAAGCTGGCATCGCAAGCGCCGTGATCGGGACTGTCGAATCGTCAGCAGCCACTGATGTCTCAGCTGCGCTCGTCTTGGATGGCGAGCGAATCACCGAAGCCAGCGACGATCAGCTATACCCCTTCTGGGAGTAG